TGGTCACGATTGTCACTTTAGCTTTGGCATTCCCTGATTTGTCACACCCAGTGGAGCTGCTCACTGCCTTGGGACTGGCATCTGCAGCCTCTGTTTTCAGCAAAGTGGGAGCAGAAGACACAGATGAAATGATCTGTGCGATGGAAGCCAATGGTGGCAGCTCTTTAGTTACTGAAGGCTTTGGCAAgagaggtggtggtggtggtttagGCCTCAGGGGTCTCAGCAAGGCAGAATTGCCAGGGAGAGCCGGGGAAATGATTGGGACAGTCAAATGCAAAGAACCTTTCAGTGGCTGGGGATGTCTGACACCCCGATTTGTCTCTGAGTTCCCACTGGCACCAAAAACCAAAGGACACTGCAGACAGTTATAGGCCTTATCACTGTTCCCAGATGCAGCCAACTCTTGATTCCTGGCTTCACAGGGGGCATCATCTTTATCCTTCTTCAGGATTTTGGGGATGGACAGGTCGATAGGCTCCATGGAACAGTCATAAAGGGACAGAGATGAGCCGAACAGGTTCTCCTGCTTCACTTGCACAGCACTCAGGCTTTTGCTCTTCTGAGAGAAATCCAATGGCTCATCAAAATCCATGGGGAAGTTGCCCACAGGTTCACGTTTGATGGAAACGTGAGATGATGTTCCCAGCAAGAAGCCGTTTTGTGGCTCCAGGAAAGTTGTCATGGGCTTGTGGTCCATGTAAGTGCTGTCCTCCAATAATGAAGGGTCTGTCTGGCTTTCCTGGGCACTGCAGTCCACCATTAAGATGTAATTCTCAATCTCCTTTTCTTGCACATGCAAGTGCTGCTTTAGGATGTGGTGAATGCAATTCCTCTTGGCTGAAAAGGCCGTGCCACACTCCTTGCACTCGAACGGCTTCTTCTTCTGGCAGCCGCTGTGTGTCCTCATGTGAATGCGGAGGGCTCGGTAGTGCTTCAGGTCCTCTCCACACAGCTTGCACACCGTGTCTGGGGAGCAGAAGGCATCCACCATCTCTGCAGCATTGCTGGTGACATATTCAATGTTCTTCTCAATATCCTTCCTGGTCGTTTTGAGGTGCTTCTTTCGCAGGTGCCTCTCACAATTGGCTTTCACTGTGAATGGGTAGTGGCAGATTTTACAGATGTAAGGCCTCTCCCCGCTGTGCGTCCGCAGGTGCCGGATCAGCGCTGCCTTGTCAGCTGCGATGTAGTCACAGATGTTGCACTGATACGGGGAAATACCTAAGTGAGAACGGATGTGAGCTCTCAGGACACCAGAGAAGGCAAACACCTGGTCACAGAAACGGCAGGGGTACAAAACTTTCCTCATGGTCGGGGTCTTCTTGTTCGCTGCCCCTGCGATAATGGCTTTGAGGTCTCCCTCTGTGACTTCTTGCTTGATCTTGGCTTCCATACTCAGAGGCAGGAGAGCTTCAATGATgctgtcctgctccagctgggtcTTCATCTCATGCTGAGTTAAAGGCTCTACTTTGGGTTGGAGGAGCAACTGTGAGGAAGGACTTGATTTGGCTCCTGGTTGGGGGAGATGAGAGTTGGAGGCAGACTCCACCGAGTTCTTGATCAGCCTCAGAGGGGGAGGTGGGAGACTTGGGCTGATGCAGCCGGGGGAGGCTTGCTGGGCACTGATAAGAGGAGGAGGTGTAGAGGTTGCAACAACTGTTCGGGGTGTTACCAAAGGCTTTGGCTTCAGTGGTGGCATATGCTTGAAAATTGACTGCACAGGGACAGAAGGTGCCTTAGAAAGTGGAGGAAGACTGATTTGAGGAGGAGCAGAAGAAGCCATCTTCAAGATCTGCTGAATGTCTGCCAACTCAATGGCAGACTCATTGGAGATGGGTTTCACCACAATACTGCTGTCAGGCTGGATAATAAAACCCTTCTGGAAAGGCTGCAGCGAGAGAagctttatgttttcttttgtagGGGGAAGGACTGAAAATGACCCTCCCATGGAGGCAGTTTCCAGAGGAGAGAGGCTGAGCAGACTGGTGCTGCCGGGTTCCTGAGGTAGGTTACTCTTCAGTGCTCTGAGCCGCATTTCTTGGACCTCATCTTGTATATTGTCCTCCTGCTTGACAGGCTTGATGTCTTTGGTGTACTGTAGGCCCAAGGATGCCATGAAGGCTTTCTGGTCTGGGTTCTCACTGGGTGGGGTCATGGACTGTGGCTTGTGCTTGTCTTTTCCCTGATCTACCACATGAGTTTCTGTGTGCAGTTTGAGTGCCGAAAGCATGGGGAATGCCTTGTTACACATCTCGCAAATAAATCGATGGAAGTCACTGATGCACCTTCGCAAATTTGTTTCACACCAGACCTGCAAGAcatgcaaaaatatttagagTAGGAATCTCAAACTGGAAAGGCATCAAATGCTGCTGCAAACCAAAAACTTTTCGCTCTCTCTTCCACTAAGCTAAGGGGTTTAGAGCAGCCATCACCTACTTGGCATGGACATACTCCCACTCCATAGCCTTTGGTCTCCTAATGGGTGTATCTGAATTAAGGGCTGATTCTCCAAAAGTTCCCTTCTATAAAGGTAAACTCCTTCAGAAGGCTGTTCAGACTCTCAAATTCTCTTCCATCCTAAACTTCCCTATCAGAAACTTCTCTTGTGTCACTGACAGGACAGGAACCTCAGTACACCACACAGCAAGGAAGCTGGGCAGTAGACTATCTCCTTTAGCTCTACTACAAAGAAGCCAGAAGGAgagcaacaaaagaaaaaaaaaaaaaaaaggcatccaAGAAGGCAAAACAATATAAACCAACCAAAATAAAATCCTCCAAAAGCAGATCAATGAAACTCAGAGACTAAAGCAGAGTGGTTTTGGTTAAGGAAGTCTGATTACATTTATTCTCCCAAGAAAAATACTAGTAGAGGGCTGGCAAGATCTTTATAGGCTCTAAATACTTCATAAGTCTTCTCTCACagtgaaagcaaaattattacAAAAGGAAAATACCAACATTCAAATCCCTTAATAACTTTAAATGTCTGTCATTAATTACAAAAGAAATAAACTTTATTTAAGAAGTGCTTTCTTTTGATTTCGTAAGTTTTATACCAAAACTTTAACAGACTGACAGAATGACCTACATGCTCCCCTGGACCAGCAGCAAATATCAAATCTACCACCTTGCAGTCAGAAGGGTTGGAAATCAATGCTTTAATCCCAGAAGAGTAAGAAAAGTGCAGAAACCAAGCATGATCCTGGTGGATTgtgctgttaatttttttttttaatagatatgCAGTTTCATCCAGACCCAAACTGACTAAGGCAGGCAAGGTTTGACAGAGGGACAAATCATACCACCCAACAGAAAGCTTTATGGCTCTCAGAAAAATGTTTACAGACTATCTCCCTGACTTTCCCCAGCCACTGTGCCTCAAAGGTGCAAAACCCTCAAACCTTACATGAGGAACACTGTGGAGTGTTTTGtgaggaaatcactgaagaTGTCACTGTTTAGTTAGTAAGGCAACTGCTCAAAGTTTTTTGTAATAAAAACTTTCACACCCTAACTACATCCTTGTTAGAgtaaactaaaataaataatgtcTTCCTTACCATGTGTACTCCCTACTGATTTCAGATGTAGGATTTTTTGGGTAGGCTCAAAGGGGCAAGACCAAAGTCaacctttaaatttttttatgcaTCTTTACACTGATAGTTATCCACTGGaatggtgaaaaaaaaaccccagtgccaATATTCTTTagattaagaaagaaaaagtaaaagcatAAAGTGTTTGAAGCCTACACAAACAGTGGTGATGTGCTTTCCACAAAATATTCTACACGCAGGACAAATCTTTGGATGAGTTCATCAGATAAGCACTGCAGCACCTCATACCTTAGGCTATGAAGAACAGAGAGTACCTGAGAAATGCGGGGGAACTTCCTACAGGAGAAGTCCGTGAATCCCAAGTCATGGAAGCCTGCTGGAATCGAAGGGTTGTTCTGAATGAAAGGCTTTCCcatgggatcccggggaagctGCTTGTGGATAACTGCATTATGGCGCAGTAAGCCCCGATGAGTTCGAAAGGTAATACAACAGATGTCACAcctggaaaggaaaggaagaaaacagaaattactTACTGACTGCTGCAAGCTTGAGAACTAGCGTTCTGCTTGCACTGGGACATCCTCTTTCCCCTCATCCCATGATACCAAGAACCTGCTAAATGCAAAACAAAGCCACAGTGCATTAAAACCTATCACCACGAAAGGCCATTTCGGTCACAGTCACTTTCTACCAGTTTCTGGCTAATAAGTCCACTGGAAGTTTAAAGAATATGAGAACTGACAATCTCACACGGGCAGATGGTAGAACAGCAGCTGAGACCACAGCCTTGTGAAAACCTTTTCAGTGTCCaaccaaaaatatttcaatgGCATTACACCATTTCATTTTTACTGAAAAGtactattaaaataaataacatttttttaaaaaatcagtgacATGGAGAGGCTAAATCTCACCTAAGCAGCAAACAAATGTAAAAATAGCACCTTTTATAACCACTGCTTAAAACATACTACTGCACACCACTGAAATACCTGTGCGTGAATCTTCCTCACACTGCCTTTCCATAAACTGTCACTGATTTTTCAAAGCTGTTCTGAGGAATAGACTGCTTTAAGAGGAAAACAAGTGCTCCTTAAAGGGGAGAAAGGTTCAGAGGAGGAAGACCTGAAACAGTTTCAACACTTATGACACTTTTACACCCCCTTCACAGCCAGGTAGCCCTGAATGAAAATGCAGAAGCACCGTCTTTTCCTACCCACACTTTATTGCTGTGATTTCTTGTTTTTCCTAAGTTCTCAAATCCCAAATTCAGCTAAACAAGGGCTTCTCACATAAAACATCACATTAAACAATCAAAGCTATGCTTCAGGCAGTAAGGGCTATGCAGCAACATTTGGCCAATATGTCAACAAAGCCTATTGCCTTTTAAATATTTGGAGTGTGAGCTCTGCAGCATGACAGGTCACGTCCACTCTGCATTCAGTAAGTGACACACAGTTTCACCCAACCTCAATTTCCTTGTGGTCAAGGTCCAGCTCCCAACCAAATCGTGGGTTCCCCAGAAGCAAAACACCAGTGGATATGAGGCAGTCAGATTTTGTCAGCGAGAATATTATAAGCACTAGGAGTTTTTCACATCTGCCCCTGGCCTTAGTTCTCCCCATACTGTCTTTGCTCTCTACATCAAGGAGAAGTACATGTGCCtactcattaaaaaaacatcCTGCAATTAGAAATTACTTCTGACAAAATCCTGAAACCACCccctccctgtcctgtccctaaCAAACTCCCATTGTTGTTCATTTTATCACTACATAAACTCCCACAGCCATTTTTTTATTCCCTGAAAATGAAGAGATAACCAAGTCAACCACAAAGCAACTGGACTCATAGTCCCTGAGTGGTGAAAGAAGTAAGTGTGATGTGTATATAACACGGCCATTGTTATCACAGTACCCAGAAAGCCTGCACATAAATATTATGCGCTGAAGGTTTAATCTGTTTTAACTCTGTCAATTCACTTGCATCCTACCTTTATAATTATTGCTGACACAGTTCCTGCATTCCATTAAATACCGAACCAATGCCATTTACAAAGCTAATGTTTACTTAAAGAGGTATGCCAAATGTGACAAcagtcttggggagggggggatggCCAACACATAGTACTTCTCCAGCATCAGGATCTACAGCTCTCCTCCAGCTCACCTAGCAGCACCTGTTCTGTGATGCAAAGCTTTCATCTCcagtgaaaacaaaaacacaaccACCAAAACCACTGGGGGACAGAGAGCATTAAAGAGTTATGAGACAAACTTGCAGGCTACTGAAATAAATTGTTTTTAGAGGTGATGAAAATGCCTTGCATGAAAACAAGCAGTGCTCCTGACATGTTCCTCCTGGTATGTCAATATACAAACACGGAGGGCTTGGAAACAGTTCTCCTGCACCACTGGAAGCATTGCAGGCTGTTATGCAAAGGGACACAGACCGCCACCTCGGTGCATCCTGAAGCACCTCTGTAAGTCCCAATGTGCCTGGCCTCCCCTGGGGCCAGGAACCCAGTGCAGCAGCTGTGTGTGAGAGGGCAGGCACAGCTACCAGTGATAGCACCACAAagtaactgggagcactggctcCTGCCACTGTATCCCTAAAATCTGGGCTGAGCAAGAACCAGTGCTCCTTGTCAAGCAGCCAGACATCCTCCACAGCAGGGAGGTGTGCCTTGTTCATCCTGCACTCCTCCTCACCTCCACCTTGCAACATGCTGATTTTCAGCACTACTTGATTTAGGGCTCCTACAAAAGCTGCACTTGAGAGTTAATCTTTCAGAGCAAACACCCATGTGAAAGTCCTTCACAGTACACCTGTATCAACTGCTAGCCTCAGGACAGTAAAAATTCGCAATTCAAAAATGGTGCTTTCCATGCAAAGGGAACTGCCTCCTCTCCCCCAAACAGAAAGTAACATATCTTATAAAAAGAATATAAGCTCTCTTTTATTAaccatatttatttttctctttcttccttagTCTTGTATTTTCCTTGCTGTGAGCGAAGAAGCagcaaacaaaaagagaaactgGGAGAAAGATTAAGCTCTTCTTCCATTAGGTCAGAAAGAAGCACCTGGCTGAAAAAAGAAACATCCAGATAAATCATGCCTGTCATCTCAAGTTGCAGGCTCTTCAGGGCATATAAATGCACTGCACCCTGGCTCAGCACCTTGCCCTGGTGGCACAACTTAAAGAACCCCATGGGAGCTGGAGCATGGGAaggagctgtggatgccctgCCTTTCTCTGTGGTCCAGGCATGGACCCCCAGCACCTCCAAGCAAAGCTTACAGGTACTACGTGTCAAAACCTAACTAGTTAAGGCAAGCATCATGCTGCATTGACTAAGGCTTGTGTTAATTTAAAATGGAGTAAGCTGCCATGCCTAACAGTGCTTTAACTGGAAGCATTAGGTTTTTTTATGGAAGTCTAACtattaatttctctgttttgtcaTCATTACTCTTTTCCATCTTTGGGTAGTGTCACTGCctacagtatttttaaatctaGATAAGAAGAACAAGAGAAAGGAATCCTAGGTGATATGAATGTTTTTTCATCTTGTTTAAactgcttaagaaaaaaaaaattagtaactGTGGAAAGTCTGAAAAGTCCAGCATATCAAATAAAGCATCTGAAACATATGGTAATAGTTTGCTCATGATGAactttaaaaacacaaaacaaaacaccagaaAAGCCTCCCTCTCCTTAAAATTTCACAAGTCTGCTCATGTGCAGTTCCAAGTCAAACATGGATGACATAGCTGCAGAGAACACTGATGGAACAGCTTCTGAGGTTGTTAGCAGAACGGGCCGAGCAATGGCTCAACACCTGTGCAGAGATAAAAGCACTCTACCTACTAAAAGCAAGGTAAGTTTCCAGATGTATCTAATAAAAGCTGCTGTGTTATCATGTGACTCCTGGTCTTGGCCACAGTCTTccatttttctataaatatgaTTCCAGAGTAGGGAGAAAAAAGCTGTTCAGTTCCAAGCACAGAGGTTCGGAAACAAAATGTTTCCAGCAGCTAAGGCCtctttaaaattactttaattCTCAATTGCCTTTATGTTTTGGAGTTGCTCATATTTGTAACAAAGCAAATATAATACCAGGGCTCTGGCTTGCTGGCCAAGGTGTAAAAAACAAGCAAGTAAGGAAACAGAACTCCTAAAACACAAATGCAGAACCAAAATGTAACAATGGAACGACCAGGCTGCCCTTGGTGCTCAGGCCATGTATCACACCAGGCAGGTCTGATTAATTATTACTACACCagtgcagctttttcttttttttttttcttttttaaatgcagaCAAGGTCTCTGTGTAAAAACACACCATTAAAAAGCTTTCTCCTAAAATAAGTTAGTATTCTTGAAATCGGTAATGATAATTAGGATATAAAAGCATTTTAACAGGCTTTAAGAAATAGTCAGTGCTTTGCAAAGCTTGTTCAAAGGGGCAAGGCAGGATTTGCTACACTTTTGGTAAGTGGCACCCTCTGCAAGAAAAGTTTACGTAAGCTGTGCCTGTTGCCTTGCACTACACTCCTCTGGACAACTCCAATTTGTCAGCAAATAGGTTTTCTTCTTTAAGAAATGGAAAGACATTTTAGAAAGGAAATACAGAGCTGAATTTTAAGCAAAATTAATCAGTCTTGATTTTAATTAAGAGTAGTGCAGACAAATATTCAATCCTTCTAGATTTTATATTTCAGTAGTCAAGATGCAAATGTCAAATGTTTGTATATATCATTATGTTACcaagaaattaaacaaacacTATGCTCTGCATTACCCAAGACTGTTGGTGGGAAAGTGACATTTACCATTATTCTACTTGTACTTCTGAAACCACACGGactaaaatctgttttcatCCATGCAGCTCGGTACTACAAAGTTGCCCATATTGTGGATGGTAACAAATAAAAACAGTGCTAATTTCTAGGCCTtatctaaaataaaaaagctttgTACCACTTTGTTCCTTTCCTGTCTGTGTTCTTTACCAACTTCCACTAACAGAAGCAAggaacacaaaaaaaagaatgaaacatATCCTGGGACAGAAGTCATTAATACACAATTAAGTTATGAAGTTGACTAACACCTCCCACTGAAATCCCCAGTTGGTACCGTGTGTTTTCTACCTCTGTTGTTattcttctcctttctctctcaCATTATTTGCAGAATTCATGTGGCTCTCATGAGCAAAGAAATTCCTATGCTGACCTAAAAATAATACAACTGAGTAGAAGAGAAAGATGGGTGATTCCCTGCTGATGACTCATGTCCACACCGGCAGTGGGAGCAGGCTCCCAGCCTCCACACTGGCAATGTCCAGCTGCAGGGGAGCCTGACAAGGACGGGGAGATGGAGAAAGGAAAGTTTTAAACACAAGGGCTGTCGCCACCTATGAAAGAAAAGCCATCAGGTTACATACATACTCCCCTTCAGGAAAAGATTCCTTTGCTTCTCTTTCACTTCTGGGGCAAGGCAAAGTGAGAGAGATGAGAAAGAGCCAACTGGTTTCTGCTCCTGTGCAACCCCACCCAGGTCCAGATACTCATCTCCTTTtggataaaaaaaccaaaaaacaacccttCCTGGCTTCCACACCCAGGGCCCTGGGAAATAACATCCAACAGCCGCACTAATCTCTCCCATTTGCTGCAGATGAGtgatggaaaagcagcagtgctgtgaacCCTGCTCCTCTGGATTCCCTCCCAGCAATCCCTGTaggccctcctgctgccctgcaaTGCCcattcctgcctccctcccggCAGCATCACAGCGTGTCTGACCCCAAAGGACCTGCTGCTCTCCCATCTCGACCTCGCCCACCGCTATGGGGCTGTGCTAGAACCGAAGGCAGCACCAGAAGCCAACTCCCGGCCAGCTGGAGAGGCTCCCCTTCCCTAAGGGGATGGACACAGCCCACTAGATGTTCAGTAAATGCTGCTTCACAGCCTCAGCAAAGGAGGGACTTTTCTTCTAACTTTTCCCCTCTTCCACTGCCCCACTGCGGTCTGATTTTGTTACCGATGTCTCCTGTCACTCTCTTTAATCCTCTCCCTCAAAGAAGGCACCCTTGGGTGCAGCCAAGGCTGAACCCCCTGTACCAACCTTTCTATTAATAGAGGGATGCACAGCGTTATGTGCATTCCTACAGCTGCACTGTGGTCCAGGCGAGAAAAATATCCTGTAGGAGCCAGGACAGACCCGATATAAACCAGGGTGATGTTGTGCTTCAGAAATTTGTCAGCATGCTACAGAGCCAGTGTCCACACCAGTAACTCCCACCGTCAAAGTAACTCCAGTGAAATTAACTGCTGTAAGGTTTAATAAAAAGGCACAAGCCATGCTGTGTCATGTTTTAACTTCCTTTGTGTGTGAGCAAAGAAAAATGAgtaagaacttcttcctaacaCTGTAATGAATTGCATTTACCAGCAACACTTCAATAGAGCCAGATTTAAACACCTCTGCCCTGGTGGAACAGTGGCTTACTCTACCATTTACTTCAACAAAATTAACATGCAACTAAGACAAAATAATGGGAAAACGGGAGATGGCCTGCAGACACTCACATAAACTAGTCATTTTCTCATAATGACTTTTTTACTTAATAAAGGTCAAAGTTTTAAAAACCAGAAGTGTCAACAAACTGGCTggacagaatcacagagaaaCAGCTGAAGATCAACTTAAATAACAATGAAGGGTTTAATAGTTAGGGCAAACatacctggggaaaaaaaaaacctgaccaGTATAGTCCTCTGCACTACCAAAATTAGAAGCTGCACAACATCCAGAATAACAGTTGTTATTTGTGCACACAAACTCAAGTGAACCTTCTGGTATTCATTCAAGGTAAGAAATGAAAAGCTCTTCCTATCTTCTAACACATCTTTCAAATATGGAAGCCAAGTACttgtgtaattttaaaattaacagcaagttaaaaaagaaatctatgtGTCtaccatgttaaaaaaaatataccacCACTTATCCTGAGTTACAGAAGGAGAAATACATCTCCAGGGGTTTCTCTATCCTATAAGCATCCACTGATCACAACAGGGCTCACAAATTGGTGCAGCTGAATCTGGACTGCAGTCCCTTGCCTTTATCTACATTTGCAGGTTAAGATATGCTCAGCATGCAGACATGACTGCCAACACACTGAGCAGCAACCAGCACTTTGAGAGAGCCTGCATATAAACAAATCCTGCTCCTTAGGATCAGGCAGGCGTGCTAATAACCTATTTTGGCTCAGCCCCTTCTCCCTCCTGCATGCCCTTTTACAAGCAGCTTTCTGCTACAGTCAGCTTTGCATTTACCCACTTTCTATTCTGGCAGCCAAGCTAAGATACTCAACACCATGTGACACACCACACAGTTTCACATGAGAGCATCACTCTCTGTGTCCATTCACCAGCCAGTATTTTTATCCGGCTGCTCTGGATTCCCAGTTTCCTCACACAATGAGCTCCCTGATGTGAGCTGACCACTTCTAGGCCAGTGTTTGACTCGTGCTGCTCTTCAGTTGTTTCCCAGCTCTCTTTTCTGAACAGAAACTTCAGAAGGCACGTAACATGCAGTTCTGTTCTGCTTTTGCAAGACAACCCACTGATTCTACTTCTCCATTTACTCAGTGAAAGGATACATTCACCAGCTTGCTTGCATACCCTCTCCTCTGCCTTACCAAGAATTGCGTTCTATGACAGCACATTTCTGGTCATAGCATTTACCAGAGCTGATTTCATCGTCATCAGCTGTCTCATGGAATTGCTCCTGCACTGAAAATGCTGCCAGCAAGAGATTAGGATTTGGTTCCTAGTTTCTATCAGCAAGACACTGAGCAACCAGcttgagagcagagcagagcagagcagggcaggagagtTGCCCAAATCAGCAATGTCACACAACTGCCCCTTGTCACCTCCATCTTTGGCTACAACAGAGCAATTTCTACCTAAACTATCCTTGCCGGTACAATCTCAGTTACTAAAAAGGGAAATATTGGGGCCAAAATACAGTATGCCAAAAACAGAGGTCAAGGAAGAACATGCTCATGTTGGAGtgctctccatcccctctcaACAATTTGTGTAGGATACAACAACCTCAGAACTATCCATCTTCATTAAAAGAGTgcaatgttttttattttgaaatgttaACAAGGAATGAGGCTATGTGCACATCAACAGCTGtgacagagagaaaaagcaaTCTATAACCTCGTAATGCTGAATGAAGATGACTGTCATTCACGCTTCAAGTTGCTTCCAATAACAGCAGTGTCAGCTACTAGAAAGAAGCTTCCTCTCCCCATCATGAACCCGTAGTTTTGTCTCACAGTAAAATTAATTGCAAGCAACATCTAGTTTTCAAACACCTTCACTCTTGCAAGTTTGTAGCATCACTAACACA
This genomic interval from Aphelocoma coerulescens isolate FSJ_1873_10779 chromosome 2, UR_Acoe_1.0, whole genome shotgun sequence contains the following:
- the RREB1 gene encoding ras-responsive element-binding protein 1 isoform X4 gives rise to the protein MSRRKQPSPSKVRLLEGAAEEEAEEPDATIHTTLSEETSNQEESHSQSGEKDEEKQLESLNSYKVSPSSPNSLDGADLSSIDAMMSAVMNVGKIAENGGNSQNVKSPSKSPAPNRIGRRNQETKEEKSSYTCPLCEKICTTQHQLTMHIRQHNTDTGGTDHSCSICGKSLSSASSLDRHMLVHSGERPYKCSVCGQSFTTNGNMHRHMKIHEKDPNSTASTTPPSPLKRRRFSSKRKFSHDAELDREERTPAKKVVEDGHSGEGDKKADDEVYHCPVCFKDFFCKYGLESHMETHPDNSLRCDICCITFRTHRGLLRHNAVIHKQLPRDPMGKPFIQNNPSIPAGFHDLGFTDFSCRKFPRISQVWCETNLRRCISDFHRFICEMCNKAFPMLSALKLHTETHVVDQGKDKHKPQSMTPPSENPDQKAFMASLGLQYTKDIKPVKQEDNIQDEVQEMRLRALKSNLPQEPGSTSLLSLSPLETASMGGSFSVLPPTKENIKLLSLQPFQKGFIIQPDSSIVVKPISNESAIELADIQQILKMASSAPPQISLPPLSKAPSVPVQSIFKHMPPLKPKPLVTPRTVVATSTPPPLISAQQASPGCISPSLPPPPLRLIKNSVESASNSHLPQPGAKSSPSSQLLLQPKVEPLTQHEMKTQLEQDSIIEALLPLSMEAKIKQEVTEGDLKAIIAGAANKKTPTMRKVLYPCRFCDQVFAFSGVLRAHIRSHLGISPYQCNICDYIAADKAALIRHLRTHSGERPYICKICHYPFTVKANCERHLRKKHLKTTRKDIEKNIEYVTSNAAEMVDAFCSPDTVCKLCGEDLKHYRALRIHMRTHSGCQKKKPFECKECGTAFSAKRNCIHHILKQHLHVQEKEIENYILMVDCSAQESQTDPSLLEDSTYMDHKPMTTFLEPQNGFLLGTSSHVSIKREPVGNFPMDFDEPLDFSQKSKSLSAVQVKQENLFGSSLSLYDCSMEPIDLSIPKILKKDKDDAPCEARNQELAASGNSDKAYNCLQCPLVFGASGNSETNRGVRHPQPLKGSLHLTVPIISPALPGNSALLRPLRPKPPPPPLLPKPSVTKELPPLASIAQIISSVSSAPTLLKTEAADASPKAVSSSTGCDKSGNAKAKVTIVTTVQRDSSLPSDLSQACDPEQSPVADAGLTKKRGRKKGTKNKPKLSSSVDLESSGEFASIEKMLATTDTNKFSPFLQSTDNFKEESDRNGTSEDEKETTKDKLLRGKKNAYSDCLQNIACPYCPQVFPWAHALQRHMLTHTESQADAETLAAGNQVLNLTYGEKEQSEEMTELPESERGPKEEQKADSLLSEEDAEEKVDGYEEGPEEDSVRDLTSVKPANGPSL
- the RREB1 gene encoding ras-responsive element-binding protein 1 isoform X3: MLMFFALDWVSQLICLSCATETKEEKSSYTCPLCEKICTTQHQLTMHIRQHNTDTGGTDHSCSICGKSLSSASSLDRHMLVHSGERPYKCSVCGQSFTTNGNMHRHMKIHEKDPNSTASTTPPSPLKRRRFSSKRKFSHDAELDREERTPAKKVVEDGHSGEGDKKADDEVYHCPVCFKDFFCKYGLESHMETHPDNSLRCDICCITFRTHRGLLRHNAVIHKQLPRDPMGKPFIQNNPSIPAGFHDLGFTDFSCRKFPRISQVWCETNLRRCISDFHRFICEMCNKAFPMLSALKLHTETHVVDQGKDKHKPQSMTPPSENPDQKAFMASLGLQYTKDIKPVKQEDNIQDEVQEMRLRALKSNLPQEPGSTSLLSLSPLETASMGGSFSVLPPTKENIKLLSLQPFQKGFIIQPDSSIVVKPISNESAIELADIQQILKMASSAPPQISLPPLSKAPSVPVQSIFKHMPPLKPKPLVTPRTVVATSTPPPLISAQQASPGCISPSLPPPPLRLIKNSVESASNSHLPQPGAKSSPSSQLLLQPKVEPLTQHEMKTQLEQDSIIEALLPLSMEAKIKQEVTEGDLKAIIAGAANKKTPTMRKVLYPCRFCDQVFAFSGVLRAHIRSHLGISPYQCNICDYIAADKAALIRHLRTHSGERPYICKICHYPFTVKANCERHLRKKHLKTTRKDIEKNIEYVTSNAAEMVDAFCSPDTVCKLCGEDLKHYRALRIHMRTHSGCQKKKPFECKECGTAFSAKRNCIHHILKQHLHVQEKEIENYILMVDCSAQESQTDPSLLEDSTYMDHKPMTTFLEPQNGFLLGTSSHVSIKREPVGNFPMDFDEPLDFSQKSKSLSAVQVKQENLFGSSLSLYDCSMEPIDLSIPKILKKDKDDAPCEARNQELAASGNSDKAYNCLQCPLVFGASGNSETNRGVRHPQPLKGSLHLTVPIISPALPGNSALLRPLRPKPPPPPLLPKPSVTKELPPLASIAQIISSVSSAPTLLKTEAADASPKAVSSSTGCDKSGNAKAKVTIVTTVQRDSSLPSDLSQACDPEQSPVADAGLTKKRGRKKGTKNKPKLSSSVDLESSGEFASIEKMLATTDTNKFSPFLQSTDNFKEESDRNGTSEDEKETTKDKLLRGKKNAYSDCLQNIACPYCPQVFPWAHALQRHMLTHTESQADAETLAAGNQVLNLTYGEKEQSEEMTELPESERGPKEEQKADSLLSEEDAEEKVDGYEEGPEEDSVSNKSLDLNFASKLMDFKLAESDQSAGSSSQTERKHACDICGKTFKFAGTLSRHKKAHIREDRKDERSSEDESKSIQDDAGAPSMQDSGLEQEESPLDLKVVESPVDFEATGKENEESESISEGEGTERKSTEKSSDDKPKTDGAKSTAKADKRKKVCTVCNKRFWSLQDLTRHMRSHTGERPYKCQTCERTFTLKHSLVRHQRIHQKVKNARNHSKESDKEETQSRCGEDSENESSHSGANPISESECDSAGGIGSNSSLVGSRNEPLAGTVMDSPCGEERSSACLAEPTKSAQKQMAKDQEPRGSSEHERPAGFIQDLLEMHNAPSPMNHILASADSAPQLLGVE